Within uncultured Methanoregula sp., the genomic segment CGGGGCTCACGGCAGCGCTAGGTCTTGTGATCTCGCTCTTCATCTCGCTCTCACCGGTCCTCCTGGTCAGTTCCTCGTTTCCGGTCTTCTTTGCGATCTCTCTTGCCCTTGTCTTCGCGTTCCGTATGCTCCTCCTCGCAGCGGTTGTCGATTACCACCTTCGCCGGGTCGTAGTCCCGGCGCTCATCCACTCAGGCCTTGCCGTTGCCGGGGCAGCACCGTTTCTCGGCCTGAATTTCGTGCAGCTCTCCATCCTCCTCCACATCAGTTTCGCGCTCGGCGTTCTCGTCTTCATCATCGTGATCGAACGCCCCATGAAAGCCAACTTCCGGGTCGGTCCCCTTGAACTGGCCAATGCCTTCCTCGCCCACCTCTCCGAGGGAAGCCATAAGCTCGACGACTTTTTCAGGAGCATAGGTGAGAGTGTGGTCGTGCCGGAGGTCTCGCTCGTCATGGAGCGGGAAGGAAAAGAGGAGATCTTCCTCACGGTCCCCAATGTCCATCCCGGGCCTCTCGGCGAGATCGGCGGAAGCAACCTGCCGAAGATCCTTCACGGAATGTTTGGCAACTCTTCGATGGTCTTCCATGGCTCGGCTTCGCACGATTTCAACCCGGTCGATGAAGTGGAAGTAAGAAAAGTAGGGGATGCGGTCATCCAGGTCCGCCCGTCCACCTGCACGAACGAAGGATGCACGAAGGCGGCGAGGTACCGGTGCGGGTCGGTCGATGTGCTTGCACAGGCATTCGGGGACACGGTCCTTGTTGTTGCAACCCGGTCGCCGCTCGTCACCGAGGACCTGGAATTCTCGGTCGGCTATGCAATCATGAAATCGGGTGAGAAATTTTTTCGACACGTCGCATTTGTCGATGCCCACAACTGCATGAACGCACTGGAAGATGGTGTCCACCCGGCAACGGAACTTGCCATGGAGTATGCCGGTGCTGCTGAAGCAGGGTTTGCAGATACTGCAAAGAGAGAGCAGTTCAGGTTCTCTGCCGGCTATGCTGCACGGATGCTTCCGTTCTCACGACAGCAGGGGTTTGGCGACCTGGGTGTCCAGGTTCTTGTCGTGGACGCCGGCGGACAGAAAACGGCGTATGTCCTCTTTGACGGGAATAACATGCAGACCGGCGCCCGGGACGAGATCCGCAAGAGACTGCTTGGACTCGTTGACGAATGCGAAGTCATGACCACCGATACCCATGTCGTCAATACCGTTTCCGGCAGGAACCAGGTTGGGCTAGTTATACCGGTCGACACATTCTACCCCCTTGTCGATGAAGCTGTCCGGGAGGCACTGGCCGATCTCGCCCCCGCCCGAACTGCCGGTGCAACCGCGTGGTGCCATGGCATCGTTGTCTTTGGTTCACAGCGAATATCCCAGATCGCATCTACCGTCAATGGAATGATGGGATTCATCCTCCCGGTTGCGATCATTATCATTATCGGGGCATTCCTGACAACAGCGATGGCGTATATCCTGTTGGTGTATTAGATCCCTCTTTTTGCATTATAAAACCAGTTTTGGATAAAAAAATATTTTTAACAGGTATCGCTGGGGATGCGGATTGTTCCTACCAGAATCGGTGAACGAGTGCCAGATAATAAATCGACAGTAGTTCGGATGGTGCGATTTTATTACAATTCCCTTTCATAACAGATTATCAATGGATTTCACCGGGATTAAAAAAAATAAATCGTGGATAATCCTTGCCCTTATCATCCTGTTCATGGCAACAGCCCTTGCTATACGATCAGTTCCTGCATTCTTCGTTAACCCCCAGGGAATCCTGTATATTTACGATACCGATACCTGGTACAATCTCCGGCAGATCGAGCTCATGGTCCATCATTTCCCCCAGTACAACTGGTTCGACCCGATGACCGCATACCCTGACGGAAAGATCATCGACTGGGGGCCGCTTTACCCGTTCATGGGCGCAGTGCTCTGTCTTATTACCGGTGCCACATCCCATAACGCCATTGTTTTTATGGCTGGATGGACATCCCCGATCATGGCTGTCCTACTCGTACCGGTCATGTATTTCCTGGGAAAAACCCTGTGGAACCGTAAGGCAGGAATCATCGCTGCAGGACTTGTTTCCGTCATTTCCTTCCAGTTTTTCTTTATATCATCATACGGGCTGGTAGACCACCATATTGCAGAAGTATTATTCAGCACCATCTTTCTTTTGCTGTACATTTGCACCATTGTATACCAGAAGCAACATCCCGTTGAATTGAAAAATGCCAAAAGCCTGATTCTCCCGGTAGTCCTCGCACTGGTTGCCGGGATACTGTATTTCCTTGCGCTCTTCACATCGACAACTACCATTCTCGTACTTCTGGTTATTGCGGCGTACACGTTCATCCAGTTTCTCGTGGACTTTTTCGCGGATCGGGATACCGGGTATCTCCTCCTTTCAAACTTCCTGATGGTATCACTGGCAACAATTCTTTTCGCCGTTTTCGGGATTCAGCGGGAAGGATTGTCCCTCTCCCAGTACACGATCGGCATTGTGTACGTGAACCTGGTGCTCATTATCGAGACGGCAGGCCTGTATTTACTATCAAGAATTTTCAAAGGGAAACGATCATTCTATCTCATCAGCCTTGTCGTTCTGGGAGCAGGTCTTGGCATCCTGCTCCAGACACACCCATTGTTTCAACCGATTTTAAGCCAGGCACTGGGACTCTTATCCGGAAGCTCACAGTATTCCGTTACAGTGCAGGAAACACTTCCCTGGACATTATCCGGCGCGTTTGATAATTTTAATGTCGCCCTCCTTCTCATGGCCGGAGGATTTTTGGTTGCCGGCTATTACCTGGTACAGCAGAAAAAAAACGAATTGATTTTCCTTATGGTATGGACCGTAATCATGCTTCTGGTTACGATCCAGTTCCAGCGATTTGTCTATTATCTTACCATTAACGTTGCACTCCTTGCAGGAATATGTATCGCAGAAGCAATCCGGTGGCGGGAACCGGCAATCCTCGAGACCCTCACGAAACGATTCGGAACGGGGCCGGATTCCGGACCGTGCTCTGATAAAGCCGATAAACCCCAGGAAAAAACCACAAAAGAGAAGAAAAAACCGGGCCACGGAAAATCTAGTACGGCGCATGCAAATCTTCGCACATATTTCACTTCAATGAAAAGTATCGGATTTTTCATTATTATCGCACTCGCTATAATCCTTGTCATTGCGTCCGTTTACCAGGATGTCAATTATGGCCTGAATATAAAGACTGGCGAAATCTCCGGGGACTGGATCGAATCGCTGGACTGGTTAGGAGCAAACACCCCCTCGCCGGGGGTAGATTATTTCGGAATATATGATGGAAAAAATTATTCCTACCCACCGGAATCCTACGGCGTGATGGCGGTCTGGGATGCCGGCCACTGGATCACTTTCTTCGCACACCGGATTCCCATTGCAAACCCGTTCCAGAATAATCTTGACGGTGCGAAGGGAACTGCTGCATTCTTCTTAAGCGGGAATGAATCACAGGCTGATACAATCCTTGAAGGATTCCGCGGGAAATACGTGATAACGGATTCGCATATGGCAGTAGATACGTTCACCGGCCTTGTCCCATGGATAAGCAATTCGGTGGATATCTCACCGTATATCAAATGGTTCATGGTTCCGGATACACCGGCAAACCTGGTTAAAGTCCACCGGTACGATGATGCCTATTTCCAGACCCAGGTTGTCAGGCTCCATAACTTTGACGGATCCATGACCGAACCAACAACTGCTGAATATATCCAGTACGTGATCCGCAAACCAAACCCGGGTGAAAATGCCGGGGATGTGACGGGATATGCCCGTGTTATTACGAACGAGAGTGTTGTGGATATTTCGCACGGGTACGCGGGTATCTCTCTTACAAAAGAGGGATCGGAGCTGGACAAGACACATTACGCAAACATTTTTTCAGATTCGCCGGATAAGCCCGTGCAGAAAGTCCCGGCACTCCGGCATTACCGGCTTATCCATGAATCTCCGGATAACGCATCTGTTAAAAAATTCCCGGAGTCCGGCGATGAAGTGCTCCCGGGAATAAAATCCGTCAAGATTTTTGAATACGTCAAAGGGGCTCACATACCGGGTGACGGGATTATTGAAGTGCCGGTGGTTACCGGTACAGGAAGGACATTCGTCTACCGGCAGGAAAGCAGCGGGGGGGAGTTTGTTGTCCCGTATTCCACTACGGGAGGTCCCATGGATGTGAGGACTACCGGCCCGTACCATATTTCCGGCACAACACGGTACATCACCGTGACAGAGAAAGATGTTGAGGACGGGAACCGGGTAACGGGATGATCCAATCCATCAATTAATGAGAGGATCTCCCTCCGCACGGTTTTTCTTTCATTCAACGAGTCAGCTGATACGCGCTGCTTCAATCACCGATTGATAATACTGTTCCAGCTGGGTTGCAATCCGGTCCCAGTCATAACCTTCAGCGGAAGCAATACATGCGTCCCGCATATCATCGGCATCATTCAGACCGGCCTGGATGGTTTGTGCAAGATCATCTGGGGACAGTGAAGAGAGAAATCCGTTGTTACCGGTTATCAGGTCGCGGATGGCATTTGCCGGGTGATCGATCGTTATCACCGGAAGTCCGCAGGCCAGTGCTTCCAGCGCCGTGATACCAAAACCCTCCCGGGTTGATGGCAGCACAGCTATTTTTGCAGATTTCATATGGGCAATGATTTCATCGTGGTCGTCCCTGAACCCGATAATCCGCACCCGGTCCTCCGGCAGGAGATCGTGGATGAGAGCATTGATTGCTTCTCTTTCGGGACCGTCCCCGATAATCAGCAACGTACGATCCGGTTGTTCGGATAACAATTTACTGAACGCACGGACAAGCAGGTCCACATGCTTCTCCCGTATGAGTCGTCCGACAAAAATAAGATCTGACTTTTCCTTTGAGGGAGACGTTGCATGGATACGCCGGGGATCAATACCGTTGGGGATTATGGTGATGTCTCCATGAAATCCATAGTCTTTGAGCTGGTTTGACGTTGTCGGTGAGACCGCAACTACATTCCCTGTTGCATGCAGCACCAGCCGTTCAACGTGCTTGCCAAAAAAACCGGATCTGCCAAGATAGGTGTACCAGTAATCGCCCCATACTTCGTGCCACGTTATAACAAGAGGGGTCTTTTTCATTACCGATACGATCTTTGCCGAAAAGCACGGGAAATAGGGGAACTGCTGGCAGTCAATGATATCGAACCGTTCCCTGAGCAACGGCCGGATAAGGTGACTGCTGAACGTCCAGGCCTGCCTGAACGTTCTTCGCCCGTTTGCATAGAGACTCTGTGCGGGGCAGACGCCGTGCACGGTCACGCCATCCCGGATTAAAACCGGGTCCCCGTCCCAGAATTTCATACCAAAGAGATGTACGTCGTGACCATCCCGGGTAAGCCGGACTGCAAGT encodes:
- a CDS encoding DUF2070 family protein; the encoded protein is MDLKLEALSKYIVTSPSWAKSLTLIFILSGCVEVMAILGSGKSFTHPTLFPVMAYLIPALGALALTPWLARRFSGKLTYEWSGLTAALGLVISLFISLSPVLLVSSSFPVFFAISLALVFAFRMLLLAAVVDYHLRRVVVPALIHSGLAVAGAAPFLGLNFVQLSILLHISFALGVLVFIIVIERPMKANFRVGPLELANAFLAHLSEGSHKLDDFFRSIGESVVVPEVSLVMEREGKEEIFLTVPNVHPGPLGEIGGSNLPKILHGMFGNSSMVFHGSASHDFNPVDEVEVRKVGDAVIQVRPSTCTNEGCTKAARYRCGSVDVLAQAFGDTVLVVATRSPLVTEDLEFSVGYAIMKSGEKFFRHVAFVDAHNCMNALEDGVHPATELAMEYAGAAEAGFADTAKREQFRFSAGYAARMLPFSRQQGFGDLGVQVLVVDAGGQKTAYVLFDGNNMQTGARDEIRKRLLGLVDECEVMTTDTHVVNTVSGRNQVGLVIPVDTFYPLVDEAVREALADLAPARTAGATAWCHGIVVFGSQRISQIASTVNGMMGFILPVAIIIIIGAFLTTAMAYILLVY
- a CDS encoding glycosyltransferase family 4 protein yields the protein MKIAFIYDAIYPFVKGGVEKRVWELAVRLTRDGHDVHLFGMKFWDGDPVLIRDGVTVHGVCPAQSLYANGRRTFRQAWTFSSHLIRPLLRERFDIIDCQQFPYFPCFSAKIVSVMKKTPLVITWHEVWGDYWYTYLGRSGFFGKHVERLVLHATGNVVAVSPTTSNQLKDYGFHGDITIIPNGIDPRRIHATSPSKEKSDLIFVGRLIREKHVDLLVRAFSKLLSEQPDRTLLIIGDGPEREAINALIHDLLPEDRVRIIGFRDDHDEIIAHMKSAKIAVLPSTREGFGITALEALACGLPVITIDHPANAIRDLITGNNGFLSSLSPDDLAQTIQAGLNDADDMRDACIASAEGYDWDRIATQLEQYYQSVIEAARIS
- a CDS encoding oligosaccharyl transferase, archaeosortase A system-associated, producing the protein MDFTGIKKNKSWIILALIILFMATALAIRSVPAFFVNPQGILYIYDTDTWYNLRQIELMVHHFPQYNWFDPMTAYPDGKIIDWGPLYPFMGAVLCLITGATSHNAIVFMAGWTSPIMAVLLVPVMYFLGKTLWNRKAGIIAAGLVSVISFQFFFISSYGLVDHHIAEVLFSTIFLLLYICTIVYQKQHPVELKNAKSLILPVVLALVAGILYFLALFTSTTTILVLLVIAAYTFIQFLVDFFADRDTGYLLLSNFLMVSLATILFAVFGIQREGLSLSQYTIGIVYVNLVLIIETAGLYLLSRIFKGKRSFYLISLVVLGAGLGILLQTHPLFQPILSQALGLLSGSSQYSVTVQETLPWTLSGAFDNFNVALLLMAGGFLVAGYYLVQQKKNELIFLMVWTVIMLLVTIQFQRFVYYLTINVALLAGICIAEAIRWREPAILETLTKRFGTGPDSGPCSDKADKPQEKTTKEKKKPGHGKSSTAHANLRTYFTSMKSIGFFIIIALAIILVIASVYQDVNYGLNIKTGEISGDWIESLDWLGANTPSPGVDYFGIYDGKNYSYPPESYGVMAVWDAGHWITFFAHRIPIANPFQNNLDGAKGTAAFFLSGNESQADTILEGFRGKYVITDSHMAVDTFTGLVPWISNSVDISPYIKWFMVPDTPANLVKVHRYDDAYFQTQVVRLHNFDGSMTEPTTAEYIQYVIRKPNPGENAGDVTGYARVITNESVVDISHGYAGISLTKEGSELDKTHYANIFSDSPDKPVQKVPALRHYRLIHESPDNASVKKFPESGDEVLPGIKSVKIFEYVKGAHIPGDGIIEVPVVTGTGRTFVYRQESSGGEFVVPYSTTGGPMDVRTTGPYHISGTTRYITVTEKDVEDGNRVTG